From Streptomyces sp. NBC_00370, a single genomic window includes:
- a CDS encoding tetratricopeptide repeat protein: MNRQWEQRNSELWASIDELPEEEFLAAMDKLVGELPAGDPVAFFERAAALDSTGHTSRAVPLYEEALKGELPGERRRRAVIQMASSLRSLGHPEKTIELLTKEQAAGEDHLSDAISAVLALALTDVGREREAVAIAVTALAPHLPRYQRSMANYARLLVTPTDT, from the coding sequence ATGAACCGGCAGTGGGAACAGCGGAACAGCGAGTTGTGGGCATCCATAGACGAGCTGCCGGAGGAGGAGTTTCTGGCGGCGATGGACAAGCTCGTCGGCGAACTGCCCGCCGGTGATCCGGTGGCCTTCTTCGAGCGGGCCGCAGCCCTGGACTCGACCGGGCACACGAGCCGCGCGGTGCCGCTGTACGAGGAGGCGCTGAAGGGGGAGCTGCCGGGGGAGCGGCGCCGACGGGCGGTCATCCAGATGGCCAGCTCGCTCCGGAGTCTGGGCCATCCGGAGAAGACCATCGAGCTGTTGACGAAGGAACAGGCCGCTGGCGAGGACCACTTGAGCGACGCGATCAGCGCGGTCCTGGCGCTGGCCCTGACGGACGTGGGCCGTGAGCGGGAGGCGGTGGCCATCGCCGTAACAGCCCTGGCCCCCCACCTGCCCCGCTACCAGAGGTCCATGGCGAACTACGCCCGCCTCCTCGTCACCCCCACCGACACCTGA
- a CDS encoding GAF domain-containing protein — MTYDTEAGLYLPSPDSELGRREQRLRELGLGDVPDTEFDAFASRLAEAAGAPYAMVNFITGHQFFAGLHTPTGPPDARGLDPAGNVAEVGRSMSRDHGYCPDVLNRRRALVLPDVYAYPRFASNEVVDLIGIRTYAGAPLIDERTDTVLGTVCFVGTEPRGKETGRDTLQLIKESRDQLMDLIYDRTGGAPR; from the coding sequence ATGACCTATGACACCGAAGCGGGTCTCTACCTGCCGTCGCCCGACTCCGAGCTGGGGCGGCGTGAGCAACGACTGCGCGAGCTGGGTCTGGGGGACGTACCCGACACGGAGTTCGACGCGTTCGCCTCCCGGCTCGCCGAGGCGGCGGGCGCGCCGTACGCGATGGTCAACTTCATCACCGGGCACCAGTTCTTCGCCGGCCTGCACACGCCGACGGGACCGCCGGACGCCCGGGGTCTCGACCCGGCGGGCAACGTCGCCGAGGTGGGCCGGTCCATGTCGCGCGACCACGGGTACTGCCCGGACGTGCTGAACCGCCGCCGCGCGCTGGTGCTGCCGGACGTCTACGCCTACCCGAGGTTCGCCTCGAACGAGGTCGTCGACCTGATCGGGATCCGTACGTACGCGGGTGCCCCGCTCATCGACGAGCGTACGGACACGGTGCTCGGCACCGTCTGCTTTGTCGGCACGGAGCCGCGCGGCAAGGAGACGGGCCGGGACACCCTGCAGCTGATCAAGGAGAGCAGGGACCAGCTCATGGACCTCATCTACGACCGCACGGGCGGCGCACCGAGGTAG
- a CDS encoding acyl-CoA dehydrogenase family protein translates to MSGYFTTESHERLRNQVRTFAEAEVRPRIPEMEASRAVQYELSRLIARQGWLGVTIDGTYGGMGAGHLSKTIIIEELARVSGAMGAMVQASQLGVAKIIHFGSDTQKKAWLPEIAAGDCLPTIAVTEAGSGGHVLGMEATAVRDGDDYLLNGRKVFVGNSHVGDLHGVVVRTGPGSKGLSAFLVESDRPGFSLAPHRPAMGLHGFSFGELIFDNCRVPAANLLGNEGDGLPVAYSSSILYGRANLTAVSLGIHRAIVEETVKFVTNRQRYGAALAELPTIKQKLGQMQSRLMTAKLTAYHAVHLLDQGLPCDAELMNAKLINVESAMDSARAAMEIHAGIGLSTDRPIERYTRDAFHIFAPAGTSDVQLIRLAEVAMGTSKGAWSQRLAAVPVAAEALR, encoded by the coding sequence ATGAGCGGCTACTTCACCACAGAGAGCCATGAACGTCTGAGGAATCAGGTCAGAACTTTCGCCGAAGCCGAGGTACGGCCCCGGATCCCCGAGATGGAAGCGTCACGGGCCGTCCAGTACGAACTTTCCCGTCTCATCGCCCGGCAGGGGTGGCTCGGCGTCACGATCGACGGCACGTACGGCGGCATGGGGGCCGGCCATCTGTCGAAGACCATCATCATCGAGGAACTGGCCCGCGTCAGCGGCGCCATGGGCGCCATGGTCCAGGCGTCCCAGCTCGGCGTCGCGAAGATCATCCACTTCGGCAGCGACACGCAGAAGAAGGCCTGGCTCCCCGAGATCGCGGCCGGTGACTGTCTGCCCACCATCGCCGTCACCGAGGCCGGTTCAGGCGGCCATGTCCTCGGCATGGAGGCGACGGCCGTCCGCGACGGTGACGACTACCTCCTCAACGGTCGCAAGGTGTTCGTCGGCAATTCCCACGTCGGCGATCTGCACGGGGTCGTCGTCAGGACAGGACCCGGCAGCAAGGGGCTCTCCGCGTTCCTGGTGGAGTCCGACCGGCCCGGCTTCTCGCTCGCCCCGCACCGCCCCGCGATGGGGCTGCACGGCTTCTCCTTCGGCGAGCTCATCTTCGACAACTGCCGCGTCCCGGCGGCGAACCTGCTGGGGAACGAGGGCGACGGACTGCCGGTCGCCTACTCGTCCAGCATCCTCTACGGGCGGGCGAATCTGACCGCGGTCTCCCTCGGTATCCACCGGGCGATCGTCGAGGAGACCGTCAAGTTCGTGACGAACCGTCAGCGGTACGGTGCCGCGCTCGCCGAACTGCCCACCATCAAGCAGAAGCTGGGACAGATGCAGTCCCGGCTGATGACGGCCAAGCTCACCGCGTACCACGCGGTGCATCTGCTGGACCAAGGCCTGCCCTGCGACGCCGAGTTGATGAACGCCAAGCTCATCAACGTCGAGTCGGCGATGGACTCGGCGCGCGCCGCCATGGAGATCCACGCCGGGATCGGTCTCTCGACCGACCGGCCGATCGAGCGCTACACCCGCGACGCGTTCCATATCTTCGCGCCGGCGGGCACCTCCGACGTCCAGCTCATCCGGCTCGCCGAGGTGGCGATGGGCACCTCGAAGGGTGCCTGGTCACAGCGGCTGGCGGCCGTCCCGGTGGCGGCCGAAGCCCTCCGCTGA
- the cynS gene encoding cyanase, with amino-acid sequence MLTKQEAAEAVRAAKVQTGITWAQLAEAVGRPLAWTTAALLGQHPMPKEEAETAAALLELDKDVAVAFQLQPTRGALDAAVPVDPTIYRLYEVVQVYGPTIKELIHEQCGDGIMSAINFRLDVKRVPDPAGDRVVITLDGKYLPYQW; translated from the coding sequence ATGCTCACCAAGCAAGAAGCAGCCGAAGCCGTTCGCGCCGCGAAGGTGCAGACCGGGATCACCTGGGCTCAGCTCGCCGAGGCCGTGGGGCGACCGCTCGCGTGGACCACCGCCGCGTTGCTCGGGCAGCATCCGATGCCCAAGGAGGAGGCCGAGACGGCGGCGGCGCTGCTCGAACTGGACAAGGACGTCGCGGTCGCCTTCCAACTCCAGCCCACCCGCGGCGCCCTCGACGCGGCCGTCCCCGTCGACCCCACCATCTACCGGCTCTACGAGGTCGTCCAGGTCTACGGGCCGACCATCAAGGAGCTGATCCACGAGCAGTGCGGCGACGGCATCATGAGCGCCATCAACTTCCGGCTCGACGTCAAGCGGGTCCCCGACCCGGCAGGCGACCGCGTCGTCATCACCCTCGACGGGAAGTACCTTCCCTACCAGTGGTAG
- a CDS encoding FAD binding domain-containing protein, with protein sequence MDLNTVLEVRDARHRVPWQPGDAWLAGGTYLFSEPQPHLRRLIDLTRLDWEPLRELPDGSLEIAATCTIARLSRFARNWHPTAAPLFEQCCRAFLASFKIWNMATVGGNLCNALPAGPMISLTAALDGVCLLQAQDGSLRTTPVADFVTGAGRKDLAEGELLRSVTLPAAALASRTAFRQTSLYGLGRSGALVIGTLDARDGSLTVTVTAATVRPYRFWFPLPPRAGELRAAIEEAVGDVGTGGGDRGEAGDSNWFDDIHGLPAWRRHMALRLAEEVRAELSKPSGESGS encoded by the coding sequence ATGGATCTGAACACCGTGCTTGAGGTACGGGACGCGCGTCACCGCGTGCCGTGGCAGCCGGGCGATGCCTGGCTGGCCGGCGGCACCTACCTGTTCTCCGAGCCTCAGCCGCACCTGCGGCGCCTGATCGATCTGACCCGGCTGGACTGGGAGCCCCTGCGGGAGCTGCCGGACGGGTCCCTGGAGATCGCGGCGACCTGCACGATCGCGCGGCTGTCGCGGTTCGCGAGGAACTGGCACCCGACGGCGGCCCCGCTCTTCGAGCAGTGCTGCCGGGCCTTCCTCGCATCGTTCAAGATCTGGAACATGGCCACCGTCGGCGGGAACCTCTGCAACGCGCTGCCTGCGGGCCCCATGATCTCGCTGACCGCCGCGCTCGACGGCGTCTGTCTCCTCCAGGCGCAGGACGGCTCACTGCGCACCACGCCGGTCGCCGACTTCGTCACCGGAGCGGGACGCAAGGACCTGGCCGAGGGCGAGCTGCTGCGCTCGGTCACGCTGCCTGCCGCCGCGCTGGCCTCGCGTACGGCGTTCCGCCAGACGTCCCTGTACGGGCTCGGCCGCTCCGGGGCGCTCGTCATCGGCACGCTGGACGCCAGGGACGGCTCGCTGACGGTGACGGTCACGGCGGCGACCGTACGGCCGTACCGGTTCTGGTTCCCGCTGCCGCCACGGGCCGGGGAGCTGCGCGCGGCGATCGAGGAGGCCGTCGGGGATGTCGGTACGGGCGGCGGTGACAGGGGTGAGGCCGGAGACAGCAACTGGTTCGACGACATCCATGGACTGCCCGCCTGGCGACGGCACATGGCGCTGCGGCTGGCGGAGGAAGTACGGGCCGAGCTGAGCAAACCTAGCGGCGAGAGTGGTTCCTGA
- a CDS encoding molybdopterin-dependent oxidoreductase: MAFHINVNEQPFDAEPRPGQCLRTYLRERGWFGVKKGCDAGDCGACTVHVDGEPVHSCLYPAVRAEGRAVTTVEGLASKSGELHPVQQRFLDAQGFQCGFCTAGFLMTTAALDADQLTDLPRAFKGNLCRCTGYRAIEDAVRGVRHAEAPEAGQAVGRNLPAPAGPQVVTGTARYTFDVDIPGLLHMKLLRSPHAHARIVAIDTSAALRIRGVEAVFTHYDAPERLYSSARHEHPEEDPDDTRLLDDTVRYVGQRVAAVVADSEAAAEEGCRRIEVTYEVLPAVLDPEEAMRPGAPVVHAKDAATARIARPQNNVVGEVHGEVGDVAAGFADADLVYEKTFRTQRVQHASLETHGAVAWFEELAEGGGERLTVRSSTQTPFLTRRALCALFELPEEQVRVVAGRVGGGFGGKQEMLVEDIVALAALRTKRPVKLEYTRAEQFYGATTRHPFTVRVKAGARADGVLTALQIRVVSNTGAYGNHGPAVMFHACGESLSVYRCPNKKADGYSVYTHAVPAGAFRGYGLGQVVFAMESVLDELARRLDLDPLTLREKNIIGAGEPMVTPGGEEEDLHIASYGLDQCLGIVRRARAEAVPGDAAPEGASSESASSEGSSSEGSFSEGASSDGEEGLAGWLVGEGAALSMIATGPPGGHIADARVALSADGTFDLAVGTAEFGNGTTTVHRQIAAGELSTTAERITIRQSDTDVVRHDTGAFASTGTVVAGKATLRASQELAVRILDFAAEVLGAERAECRLVEEAVQAPGRRVLLKELYTAAQSAGRELAADGHFGGTPRSVAFNAQWFRVAVDPGTGQIRILRSVHAADAGKVMNPMQCRGQVEGGVAQALGATLFENVRLDARGQVSTAAFRRYRLPAFADVPRTEVHFMETTDEIGPLGAKSMSESPFNPVAPALANALRDATGVRFTELPLTSDRVWLALAEAGVPTTGREGTSRRG; encoded by the coding sequence ATGGCCTTTCACATCAACGTCAACGAGCAGCCCTTCGACGCCGAGCCGCGCCCCGGCCAGTGTCTGCGCACCTATCTGCGAGAGCGCGGCTGGTTCGGGGTGAAGAAGGGCTGCGACGCGGGCGACTGCGGCGCCTGCACCGTGCATGTGGACGGTGAGCCGGTGCACAGCTGCCTCTACCCGGCCGTACGGGCCGAAGGGCGCGCGGTGACGACCGTCGAGGGTCTTGCGTCGAAGAGCGGCGAACTCCACCCCGTACAGCAGCGGTTCCTCGACGCGCAGGGTTTCCAGTGCGGGTTCTGCACGGCGGGGTTCCTGATGACCACCGCAGCGCTCGACGCGGACCAGCTGACCGACCTGCCGCGCGCGTTCAAGGGCAACTTGTGCCGCTGCACGGGCTATCGGGCGATCGAGGACGCCGTACGCGGGGTCCGGCACGCCGAGGCGCCGGAGGCCGGGCAGGCCGTGGGGCGCAATCTGCCCGCCCCCGCCGGGCCGCAGGTCGTCACGGGCACCGCCCGCTACACCTTCGACGTCGACATCCCCGGTCTGCTGCACATGAAGCTGCTGCGCTCACCGCACGCGCACGCCCGCATCGTCGCGATCGACACCTCAGCTGCCCTGCGGATCAGGGGAGTTGAGGCGGTCTTCACTCACTACGACGCTCCGGAGCGGCTGTACTCGTCCGCCCGCCACGAGCATCCGGAGGAGGACCCGGACGACACCCGGCTCCTCGACGACACGGTGCGGTACGTGGGCCAGCGCGTCGCCGCCGTCGTCGCGGACAGCGAGGCTGCGGCGGAGGAGGGCTGCCGGCGGATCGAGGTCACGTACGAGGTGCTGCCCGCCGTGCTCGACCCGGAGGAGGCGATGCGCCCGGGTGCGCCCGTCGTCCACGCCAAGGACGCGGCCACGGCCCGGATCGCGCGCCCGCAGAACAACGTGGTGGGTGAGGTGCACGGCGAGGTCGGCGATGTGGCGGCCGGGTTCGCCGATGCGGACCTCGTGTACGAGAAGACGTTCCGCACCCAGCGCGTCCAGCACGCCAGCCTGGAGACGCACGGCGCCGTGGCCTGGTTCGAGGAGCTGGCGGAGGGCGGCGGCGAGCGGCTGACCGTACGCTCCAGCACCCAGACGCCGTTCCTGACCCGGCGCGCGCTGTGCGCGCTGTTCGAACTGCCCGAGGAGCAGGTGCGGGTGGTCGCGGGACGGGTCGGCGGCGGCTTCGGCGGGAAGCAGGAGATGCTGGTCGAGGACATCGTGGCGCTTGCGGCGCTGCGTACGAAGCGGCCGGTGAAGCTGGAGTACACCCGCGCGGAGCAGTTCTACGGCGCCACCACCCGGCACCCGTTCACGGTCCGCGTGAAGGCGGGGGCGCGGGCGGACGGTGTGCTGACGGCCCTTCAGATCCGGGTGGTCTCGAACACCGGGGCGTACGGGAACCACGGGCCCGCCGTGATGTTCCACGCCTGCGGCGAGTCCCTGTCCGTCTACCGCTGCCCGAACAAGAAGGCCGACGGCTACTCCGTCTACACGCACGCGGTCCCCGCGGGCGCGTTCCGGGGTTACGGTCTCGGCCAGGTCGTCTTCGCGATGGAGTCCGTACTGGACGAGCTGGCGCGGCGGTTGGACCTGGACCCGCTCACGCTGCGCGAGAAGAACATCATCGGCGCCGGCGAGCCCATGGTCACCCCGGGGGGTGAGGAGGAGGACCTGCACATCGCGAGTTACGGCCTCGACCAGTGCCTGGGGATCGTGCGGCGGGCGCGGGCGGAGGCTGTTCCGGGCGATGCCGCTCCGGAGGGAGCGTCTTCGGAGAGTGCTTCCTCGGAGGGATCTTCTTCGGAGGGATCCTTTTCGGAGGGAGCTTCCTCGGACGGTGAAGAGGGGTTGGCGGGCTGGCTGGTGGGTGAGGGTGCGGCACTTTCGATGATCGCGACAGGGCCGCCCGGCGGCCATATCGCGGACGCACGGGTGGCCTTGAGCGCCGACGGCACCTTCGATCTCGCGGTAGGTACGGCGGAGTTCGGCAACGGCACCACCACCGTGCACCGGCAGATCGCGGCGGGCGAACTGTCCACCACGGCGGAGCGGATCACCATCCGCCAGTCGGACACCGATGTCGTACGGCACGACACGGGCGCGTTCGCCTCGACGGGCACGGTCGTGGCGGGCAAGGCGACGCTGCGCGCGTCACAGGAACTCGCCGTGCGGATCCTGGACTTCGCCGCCGAGGTGCTGGGCGCGGAGCGCGCCGAGTGCCGGCTGGTGGAGGAGGCGGTGCAGGCGCCGGGGCGGCGCGTCCTGCTCAAGGAGCTGTACACGGCCGCACAGTCGGCGGGCCGCGAGCTGGCGGCGGACGGGCACTTCGGCGGGACACCGCGCTCGGTGGCCTTCAACGCCCAGTGGTTCCGGGTCGCCGTCGACCCGGGCACGGGCCAGATCCGCATCCTGCGCAGTGTGCACGCGGCCGACGCGGGCAAGGTCATGAACCCGATGCAGTGCAGGGGCCAGGTCGAGGGCGGCGTGGCGCAGGCGCTGGGTGCCACACTCTTCGAGAACGTACGGCTCGACGCACGCGGCCAGGTCAGCACGGCGGCCTTCCGCCGCTACCGGCTGCCGGCCTTCGCCGACGTACCGCGCACGGAGGTCCACTTCATGGAAACGACGGACGAGATCGGTCCGTTGGGCGCGAAGTCGATGAGCGAGAGCCCGTTCAACCCCGTCGCCCCCGCGCTGGCGAACGCGCTGCGGGACGCGACGGGGGTGCGCTTCACGGAACTCCCGCTCACGAGCGACCGGGTGTGGCTGGCGCTGGCGGAGGCCGGTGTCCCTACCACTGGTAGGGAAGGTACTTCCCGTCGAGGGTGA
- a CDS encoding TerD family protein, producing the protein MITNLAKGGNAPLSALTCEVTLQAPTTGIDVSAVLLAPDGKVRSDDDLVFYNHRSQDGVALRGQTIAVDLAALPAHVDRIAVVASIDPELTVPYFDSRSTPTAVIDCGGTRLAFVPPPLAHRETVAVLVELYRRAGAWKVRAVGQGWDTGLAGLAQDFGIVVDDPTPAPTPAPTPAPTPTPAVPLPAAVPFPLPTPTSPPSKPTTQADSGRPLGKVLLTKGGQASISMRKGDSTVVVTATLEWDGGNARRRQAGPTSICTRCSSPGSPSHPGAPSPTSRKRPCTTGTWGPPRPRRTSPWTATRRRRAERRSPSAVPTPRGTFSSAPTARSRTARDRSRRTARGRW; encoded by the coding sequence ATGATCACGAACCTTGCCAAGGGTGGCAACGCGCCCCTGTCGGCGCTGACCTGCGAAGTCACCCTCCAGGCCCCCACGACGGGGATCGATGTCTCGGCCGTGCTGCTGGCCCCGGACGGCAAGGTACGGTCCGACGACGACCTCGTGTTCTACAACCACCGCTCGCAGGACGGCGTCGCCCTCCGCGGCCAGACCATCGCCGTCGATCTCGCGGCGCTGCCGGCCCACGTCGACCGGATCGCCGTCGTGGCGAGCATCGATCCGGAGCTGACCGTCCCGTACTTCGACTCCCGCAGTACCCCGACCGCCGTGATCGACTGCGGCGGTACGCGGCTGGCGTTCGTACCGCCGCCGCTCGCCCACCGGGAGACCGTTGCGGTCCTGGTCGAGCTGTACCGTCGCGCCGGGGCGTGGAAGGTCCGTGCTGTCGGGCAGGGCTGGGACACCGGACTCGCAGGCCTGGCACAGGACTTCGGCATCGTCGTGGACGACCCCACCCCGGCGCCCACCCCGGCCCCCACCCCGGCCCCCACCCCAACCCCCGCCGTGCCCCTCCCCGCCGCCGTGCCCTTCCCCCTCCCCACCCCCACGTCCCCGCCCTCCAAGCCCACCACGCAGGCAGACAGCGGCCGGCCCCTCGGCAAGGTCCTGCTCACCAAGGGCGGCCAGGCCAGCATCAGCATGCGCAAGGGCGACTCCACTGTCGTCGTCACCGCCACCCTCGAATGGGACGGCGGCAACGCGCGGCGCCGGCAGGCGGGGCCGACCTCGATCTGTACGCGCTGTTCGTCCCCCGGCAGTCCGTCACACCCCGGGGCACCAAGCCCAACAAGTCGGAAGAGGCCGTGTACTACCGGGACTTGGGGTCCGCCACGGCCCCGCCGTACATCGCCCTGGACGGCGACGCGCAGGCGCCGGGCAGAGAGACGATCACCATCCGCCGTCCCGACACCCAGGGGTACGTTCTCATCTGCGCCTACAGCGCGGTCGAGAACGGCACGGGATCGTTCGCGTCGTACGGCGCGCGGGCGGTGGTGA